In bacterium, the genomic window CAGCCCGCGAGGGCCGGCGGGATCAGCGCGCCCTCGCCGTCGGCGGACAGCCGGCGCGTGTAGGGGTGGCTCGGGACGGCGCCGGCCGGCAGCACCTCCAGCACGCGTCCGGCGAACATCACGGCCACCTCGCGGCACGTCCGCCGCGCGAGCGCGACATCGTGGGTGATCAGCAGCAGGCCGCAACCGGTATCGCCCCGGAAGCGCCGCAGCACGTCGATCAGCAGGGACGCGGCGTCGGGGTCGAGCGAACCGGTC contains:
- a CDS encoding ATP-binding cassette domain-containing protein, with translation AGLEPGIAAQRPHALSGGQRQRVAVARALAERPVLLVADEPTGSLDPDAASLLIDVLRRFRGDTGCGLLLITHDVALARRTCREVAVMFAGRVLEVLPAGAVPSHPYTRRLSADGEGALIPPALAGCPYAPRCPLAEGACRDALPDLRSLVPGHVSRCPVTAGNPETH